The genomic interval ATGTTTGTTCCTTTTCTCTCTGCTTTTACTACTCCTTTTTCTTTGAGGAAGAGTAGGTGTCTCGAGACGAGGGGCTGGGGCTCGCCTAGCGTGTTCACGATGTCTGTGACGTTTTTGGGACCGGTTGAGAGGATACTGAGTATTTTGAGTCTGAGGGGGTGTGCTAGGGATTTGCAGAGTTCTGCCTGTGCTTCAACGAGTTTCTCGTCTATTTCACACATAATTTTT from Thermofilum adornatum carries:
- a CDS encoding ArsR/SmtB family transcription factor, translated to MCEIDEKLVEAQAELCKSLAHPLRLKILSILSTGPKNVTDIVNTLGEPQPLVSRHLLFLKEKGVVKAERKGTNIYYSLAYPELQEACKIIQQVLRKILAEKASIATR